Proteins co-encoded in one Vibrio fortis genomic window:
- the xerC gene encoding tyrosine recombinase XerC produces MSLEPNTPLPNRLQKPLSRFYEYLRSEKGLSLHTQRNYKQQLETMAAQLVTLGLKDWQQVDAAWVRQLASKGMREGIKASSLATRLSSLRSFFDFLVLRGEISANPAKGVSAPRKQRPLPKNLDVDEVGQLLEVDESDPLSIRDRAMMEVMYGAGLRLAELVGINLKDIQARQGEIRVIGKGDKERKAPFSGQAKECVEKWLKVRGELAAPGEPALFVSKLGTRISHRSVQKRMEEWGKKQAVASHISPHKLRHSFATHVLESSQNLRAVQELLGHENISTTQIYTHLDFQHLAQAYDQAHPRARKRSKE; encoded by the coding sequence ATGAGCCTAGAGCCCAACACACCTCTTCCTAATCGCCTCCAAAAACCACTTTCTCGTTTCTATGAGTACTTAAGAAGCGAGAAAGGACTGAGTCTGCATACTCAGCGCAATTACAAACAGCAACTAGAAACCATGGCCGCTCAACTGGTCACCCTAGGTCTTAAAGACTGGCAGCAAGTCGATGCTGCGTGGGTGCGCCAGTTAGCCAGTAAAGGCATGCGTGAAGGGATTAAGGCGAGTAGTTTGGCGACGCGTCTTTCTTCACTGCGTAGCTTCTTTGATTTCTTAGTGCTACGAGGCGAGATTTCAGCAAACCCTGCGAAGGGGGTATCGGCACCGCGTAAGCAGCGTCCGTTGCCAAAGAACCTAGATGTGGATGAAGTAGGTCAGCTGCTTGAGGTTGATGAAAGTGATCCCTTATCGATTCGTGATCGAGCAATGATGGAAGTCATGTACGGTGCAGGCTTGCGTCTGGCTGAACTGGTGGGCATCAATCTGAAAGATATTCAGGCTCGTCAGGGCGAGATTCGAGTGATTGGTAAGGGTGATAAAGAGCGTAAGGCGCCTTTTTCTGGCCAAGCCAAAGAGTGCGTTGAGAAATGGCTTAAGGTGCGTGGTGAATTAGCTGCGCCCGGAGAGCCTGCGTTGTTTGTATCTAAACTGGGTACGCGTATCTCCCACCGTAGTGTACAGAAGCGTATGGAAGAGTGGGGCAAGAAGCAGGCGGTGGCCAGTCATATTAGCCCTCACAAACTTCGCCACTCATTTGCGACCCATGTTTTAGAATCGAGTCAGAACCTAAGGGCTGTCCAAGAACTCTTAGGACATGAAAACATCTCAACAACCCAGATCTATACACACTTGGACTTTCAACACTTGGCACAAGCGTACGATCAGGCGCACCCAAGAGCTCGTAAAAGAAGCAAAGAATAA
- a CDS encoding DUF484 family protein — MSYVEADALTAEVVAEYLRDNPDFFQDRRELVDRLAINNVEQGAVSLVEVQLKRQRQRIEELEEEITSLMSLAANNDKTFYEFMALQDQVLKCRDFMQVIKAVEQKATELGLKAYVRILSQGGFYQLSDEGYAKFSLNHLNGKDAYLGRLRKSDRQDLFGEQPAPELGSYVVLPLAKQSPIGLLAFSSEDGGHFQPYMDTLFLRHLALVVAHMAETLPWQIDNEPRAQHTSS, encoded by the coding sequence TTGTCTTACGTAGAAGCCGATGCGCTAACGGCAGAAGTGGTTGCTGAATATTTGCGTGATAACCCAGACTTCTTCCAAGATAGGAGAGAGCTGGTGGATCGCCTTGCGATTAATAATGTAGAGCAGGGTGCTGTCTCTTTAGTCGAAGTGCAATTGAAGCGTCAGCGTCAACGCATTGAAGAGCTTGAAGAAGAGATCACCAGCTTAATGTCACTGGCGGCCAATAACGATAAAACCTTCTATGAGTTTATGGCGCTGCAGGACCAAGTGCTGAAATGTCGTGATTTCATGCAGGTGATTAAAGCGGTAGAGCAGAAAGCGACTGAGCTTGGTCTTAAGGCGTATGTTCGTATTCTGTCTCAGGGTGGTTTTTATCAGCTCAGTGATGAGGGCTATGCTAAATTTTCGTTGAATCACCTCAATGGTAAAGATGCGTACCTTGGTCGCTTGAGAAAGAGCGATCGCCAAGACCTATTTGGCGAACAACCTGCTCCTGAGCTAGGATCGTATGTAGTGCTGCCGTTGGCAAAACAGTCTCCGATTGGGTTGCTGGCCTTCTCTAGTGAAGATGGTGGTCACTTTCAGCCCTACATGGATACCCTTTTCTTGCGTCATTTAGCACTTGTTGTTGCTCATATGGCAGAGACCTTACCTTGGCAGATTGATAATGAGCCTAGAGCCCAACACACCTCTTCCTAA
- the dapF gene encoding diaminopimelate epimerase, with amino-acid sequence MHFHFSKMHGLGNDFMVVDCITQNIFFSPDLIRRLADRHTGVGFDQLLVVEAPYDPETDFHYRIFNADGSEVEQCGNGARCFARFVRMKGLTNKYSINVSTKKGKMVLKIEENDQITVNMGVPEFEPSKIPFKAKQSEKTYILRTDEHTLFCGAVSMGNPHVVTVVDDVDTADVDTIGPLLESHERFPERVNAGFMQVVTRDEVRLRVYERGAGETQACGSGACGAVAVGITQGLLSNNVKVRLPGGDLQISWQGPGKPLFMTGPATHVFDGQLSC; translated from the coding sequence ATGCACTTCCACTTTTCAAAAATGCATGGTTTGGGCAATGATTTCATGGTCGTGGACTGCATTACTCAAAACATCTTCTTCTCTCCAGACCTGATCCGCCGTTTGGCGGATCGTCATACCGGCGTTGGTTTCGACCAACTGCTGGTGGTTGAGGCTCCGTACGACCCAGAAACGGATTTCCACTATCGTATTTTTAATGCCGATGGTAGCGAAGTCGAACAGTGTGGCAACGGTGCTCGTTGCTTTGCTCGCTTTGTGCGCATGAAAGGGCTGACCAACAAATACAGCATCAATGTGAGCACCAAGAAAGGCAAGATGGTTCTTAAGATTGAGGAGAACGATCAGATCACGGTTAATATGGGCGTGCCTGAGTTCGAGCCAAGTAAGATCCCTTTCAAAGCTAAACAGTCAGAGAAAACCTACATTCTGCGTACCGATGAGCACACGCTTTTCTGTGGCGCGGTAAGCATGGGTAACCCTCATGTAGTGACAGTAGTTGATGATGTGGATACCGCAGATGTTGATACCATTGGTCCGCTGCTTGAGTCACACGAGCGTTTCCCTGAGCGTGTGAATGCCGGTTTTATGCAGGTAGTCACTCGTGACGAAGTTCGCCTACGTGTTTACGAACGTGGTGCAGGTGAGACCCAAGCGTGCGGAAGCGGTGCTTGTGGCGCTGTTGCTGTGGGTATTACTCAGGGCTTGCTATCTAATAATGTAAAAGTGCGCCTACCAGGCGGCGATCTACAGATCAGTTGGCAAGGTCCAGGTAAACCGCTGTTTATGACAGGCCCTGCTACACACGTCTTTGATGGTCAGCTCTCTTGCTGA
- the lysA gene encoding diaminopimelate decarboxylase gives MDYFNYQDDGQLWAENVALSQLAEQYGTPLYVYSRATLERHWNAFDSSVGEHPHLVCYAVKANSNLGVLNTLARLGSGFDIVSGGELERVIAAGGDPSKVVFSGVGKTAAEMKRALELKIKCFNVESEPELERLNKVAGELGVKAPISLRINPDVDANTHPYISTGLRDNKFGIAFDRAPAVYAFAQQLENLDIHGIDCHIGSQLTDIEPFIDATDRLLALIDQLRADGINIKHLDVGGGLGVVYRDELPPQPSDYAKALLARLDNHADLELIFEPGRAIAANAGVLLTKVEFLKPTEYKNFAIIDAAMNDLMRPALYQAWQDIVPVVPREGEAVTYDLVGPICETGDFLGKDRALVLEEGDLLAVRSAGAYGFVMSSNYNTRSRAAEVMVDGDKTHLVRQREELTSLWELENILPE, from the coding sequence TTGGATTACTTCAACTATCAGGATGATGGCCAGCTTTGGGCTGAAAACGTCGCACTTTCACAACTGGCAGAGCAATACGGCACGCCACTGTACGTATACTCTCGCGCCACTCTAGAACGTCACTGGAACGCGTTCGACTCTTCTGTGGGTGAGCATCCTCACTTGGTTTGCTATGCCGTAAAAGCGAACTCTAACCTAGGTGTACTAAATACACTGGCAAGATTGGGCTCTGGCTTCGATATCGTATCTGGTGGTGAACTGGAGCGTGTTATTGCAGCGGGTGGTGATCCATCTAAGGTTGTGTTCTCTGGTGTCGGCAAAACAGCGGCAGAGATGAAACGTGCGCTTGAGTTGAAGATTAAATGTTTTAACGTGGAATCAGAGCCTGAGTTAGAGCGCCTAAATAAAGTTGCTGGCGAGCTTGGTGTGAAGGCGCCAATTTCTCTGCGTATTAACCCAGACGTTGATGCAAATACTCACCCTTATATCTCTACGGGTCTGCGTGATAACAAATTTGGTATCGCCTTTGACCGTGCACCTGCCGTGTATGCGTTTGCTCAGCAGCTTGAGAACCTCGATATCCACGGTATCGACTGTCATATCGGTTCCCAACTAACTGACATTGAACCGTTCATCGATGCGACTGATCGCTTGTTGGCTCTGATTGACCAACTACGCGCTGATGGTATTAACATCAAACATCTCGATGTGGGTGGTGGTTTAGGGGTGGTTTACCGTGATGAATTACCGCCGCAACCATCCGACTATGCAAAAGCGTTACTAGCTCGACTAGATAATCATGCTGATCTAGAGCTGATTTTCGAACCTGGAAGAGCGATTGCTGCTAACGCTGGTGTATTATTAACAAAAGTCGAATTCCTAAAACCGACTGAATATAAGAACTTTGCCATCATCGATGCTGCGATGAATGACTTGATGCGTCCAGCGCTATACCAAGCATGGCAAGACATTGTCCCTGTTGTTCCACGTGAAGGTGAAGCAGTGACTTATGATTTAGTGGGTCCTATCTGTGAAACCGGTGACTTCTTAGGTAAAGATCGCGCGCTTGTTCTTGAAGAGGGCGATCTCCTAGCGGTGCGTTCTGCAGGTGCTTATGGCTTCGTGATGTCATCGAACTACAACACTCGCTCTCGTGCAGCAGAAGTGATGGTTGATGGCGATAAAACTCATCTTGTTCGTCAGCGTGAAGAGCTAACGAGCTTGTGGGAACTTGAAAACATTCTTCCGGAGTAA
- the lptM gene encoding LPS translocon maturation chaperone LptM, translating to MKKLITALFMLSVIGLSGCGQTGPLYLPDDAQQNEQSQ from the coding sequence ATGAAAAAGTTAATTACCGCTCTGTTTATGTTGTCTGTTATTGGTCTTTCGGGCTGTGGTCAAACTGGTCCGCTCTACTTACCTGATGATGCGCAGCAAAATGAACAATCGCAATAA
- the cyaY gene encoding iron donor protein CyaY, giving the protein MNDTEFHQLVDIQMQNIEEAIDESEADIDYEVTGNVMTLEFEDRSQIIINRQEPMKEIWLASKSGGFHFKLIEDKWTCSKTGMELFEMVKAECEKHAGEEIDWV; this is encoded by the coding sequence ATGAACGATACTGAATTTCATCAGCTAGTCGATATACAGATGCAAAACATCGAAGAAGCGATCGATGAATCAGAGGCTGACATCGATTACGAAGTGACTGGCAACGTGATGACGCTGGAGTTTGAAGACCGCAGCCAAATCATCATTAACCGCCAAGAGCCAATGAAAGAGATCTGGCTAGCGTCTAAGTCAGGTGGCTTTCACTTCAAGTTGATTGAAGACAAATGGACATGCTCAAAGACAGGCATGGAGCTATTTGAGATGGTTAAAGCTGAGTGTGAGAAACACGCCGGTGAAGAGATCGACTGGGTTTAA
- a CDS encoding class I adenylate cyclase produces MQAYTQTLIQRLDNLNQQRIDRALALMDLQSQRVFHLIPALLHYNHPMMPGFYDQQVPFGIRSFTPNEFQKQFVEDTELTLGGKLAETDYPEILGLYTMGSTSSIGQSTSSDLDIWVCVSPDMDGGARDSLTNKCLLITDWAQTLGVEANFFLMDEQRFRSNHSEEMTGDNCGSSQHLLLLDEFYRSAVRLAGQRLLWQIIPPEMEECYDEYVHDLCNKGYIDCSQWIDFGKLNRIPAEEYFGSNLWQLYKSIDSPYKSVLKAILLEAYSWEYPHTQLLSIDTKRRFFADEPDLYGMDSYYLMLEKVTRYLERINDDTRLDLVRRCFYLKTHEKLSREAGVGSVAWRREALTEMTQSWNWDHETIVELDNRRNWKVEQVKVVHHALLDALMLSYRNLIQFARRNDITSAISPQDISILARKLYAAFEVLPGKVTLLNPQISPDLHEPDLSFIEVRQGQTNKAGWYLYKQPLIAHRILGQPSLEHHEYLSKLVAWSFFNGLITESTRLHSVVRDAHIDIDKFYQMVSDLRNTFSLRKRRPSMQALASPCEISQLAMFINFENDPTSELSARSLKVDLKSADIFSFGEEGQSLVGSVDLVYRNSWHEVRTLHFQGETAMLDALKTVLGKMHQDALPPESVDVFCYSKNLRGVIRNMVYQLLAECIDLRLKPIEQEKRRRFKAIRLANKMFGLFFERRGVSVQMLENSVDFYRSISTNKLKGSPLLMLDKEQEYQLPEVVDGFASEGLIQFFFEDTDKGFNIYVLDESNQVEVYHQYSGQKDEMIASVNSFYTSVKDDSKVASKLINFNLPQYYQIVHPDDGQSYVVPYRNDATLSSRNSKIANV; encoded by the coding sequence TTGCAGGCATACACTCAGACTTTGATTCAACGGTTGGATAATCTAAATCAACAGCGCATTGATCGTGCGTTGGCGTTGATGGATTTGCAAAGTCAGCGCGTATTCCATCTTATCCCTGCACTGCTTCACTACAACCACCCTATGATGCCTGGTTTCTATGACCAACAAGTTCCTTTTGGAATTCGTAGTTTCACGCCTAATGAATTCCAAAAGCAATTTGTCGAAGATACTGAGCTGACGTTAGGCGGTAAGCTTGCCGAAACGGATTATCCAGAGATTCTCGGTCTCTACACCATGGGCAGTACTTCTTCTATTGGTCAAAGTACTTCAAGCGATCTTGATATTTGGGTCTGCGTATCACCTGATATGGATGGTGGTGCTCGTGATAGTTTGACTAACAAGTGTCTGCTTATCACCGATTGGGCTCAAACGCTTGGGGTTGAGGCTAACTTCTTCTTGATGGATGAACAGCGTTTCCGCTCAAACCATTCGGAAGAGATGACGGGTGATAACTGTGGCTCTTCGCAGCATCTCTTGCTGTTGGACGAGTTCTATCGTTCGGCGGTGCGTTTGGCTGGTCAGCGTCTGCTTTGGCAGATCATTCCTCCAGAAATGGAAGAGTGTTATGACGAGTATGTGCACGATCTGTGTAACAAGGGCTATATCGATTGCTCTCAGTGGATTGATTTCGGCAAATTAAACCGAATTCCAGCGGAAGAGTATTTCGGATCCAACCTGTGGCAGTTATACAAAAGCATCGACTCTCCATACAAATCAGTTTTAAAAGCGATCCTGTTAGAGGCTTACTCGTGGGAGTACCCACATACTCAACTTCTGAGTATTGATACCAAGCGTCGTTTCTTTGCCGATGAACCTGACTTGTACGGGATGGATAGTTACTACTTGATGCTTGAGAAAGTGACTCGCTATCTTGAACGTATCAACGATGATACGCGTCTTGATCTTGTTCGCCGCTGTTTTTATCTCAAAACTCATGAGAAGTTATCGCGTGAGGCTGGAGTTGGCTCTGTTGCTTGGCGTCGTGAAGCATTAACCGAGATGACTCAATCTTGGAACTGGGATCATGAGACTATCGTTGAGTTGGATAACCGCCGTAACTGGAAGGTTGAACAAGTTAAAGTCGTTCACCACGCTCTATTAGATGCCTTGATGCTCAGCTACCGCAACCTAATTCAGTTTGCACGTCGTAATGACATCACCTCAGCTATTAGCCCACAAGATATCAGTATTCTTGCTCGTAAGCTGTATGCAGCGTTTGAGGTGCTACCGGGCAAGGTGACACTTCTTAATCCTCAAATCTCACCGGATCTGCATGAGCCTGATCTGAGTTTTATCGAGGTAAGGCAGGGTCAAACTAATAAGGCTGGGTGGTATCTGTATAAGCAGCCTTTGATTGCTCACCGAATTCTTGGTCAACCGTCGCTTGAGCACCATGAGTACTTGAGTAAGTTGGTTGCGTGGTCGTTCTTTAATGGACTGATCACTGAGTCCACACGCCTTCACTCTGTGGTTCGTGACGCACACATTGATATCGATAAGTTCTATCAGATGGTGAGCGATCTGCGTAACACCTTCTCATTGCGCAAGCGCCGTCCGAGTATGCAAGCGCTGGCGAGCCCGTGTGAGATCAGCCAATTGGCGATGTTCATCAACTTTGAGAACGATCCAACCTCAGAGTTGAGTGCTCGTTCTTTGAAGGTCGATTTGAAGAGTGCAGACATTTTTAGTTTTGGCGAAGAAGGTCAGAGCCTGGTGGGTAGTGTCGATTTGGTTTACCGTAACTCTTGGCATGAAGTGCGAACACTGCATTTCCAAGGTGAGACGGCAATGCTCGACGCTTTAAAAACCGTATTGGGTAAAATGCACCAAGATGCGCTACCGCCAGAGTCGGTAGACGTGTTCTGTTACAGCAAAAACCTGCGCGGTGTGATTCGCAATATGGTTTACCAACTGCTTGCTGAGTGTATTGATCTGCGTTTGAAGCCGATTGAGCAAGAGAAGCGTCGTCGATTCAAAGCGATTCGTCTGGCTAACAAGATGTTTGGTCTGTTCTTTGAGCGTCGTGGCGTATCGGTGCAGATGCTAGAAAACTCCGTCGACTTCTATCGCAGCATCTCAACCAATAAGCTGAAGGGCTCACCACTGTTGATGTTGGATAAAGAGCAAGAGTACCAACTACCAGAAGTGGTCGATGGCTTTGCCAGTGAGGGGTTGATTCAGTTCTTCTTTGAGGATACCGATAAGGGTTTCAACATCTACGTATTGGATGAGTCGAATCAGGTTGAGGTTTACCACCAATACAGTGGCCAGAAAGACGAGATGATTGCGAGTGTGAACTCTTTCTACACCTCTGTGAAAGATGATTCCAAGGTGGCGTCGAAGCTGATTAACTTCAATCTTCCTCAGTATTATCAGATTGTTCACCCTGATGATGGGCAATCTTACGTGGTGCCTTATCGTAACGATGCCACGCTCTCTTCGCGTAATTCTAAGATCGCTAACGTTTAG
- the hemC gene encoding hydroxymethylbilane synthase: protein MTQSTPIRIATRKSPLALWQAYFVRDALQAAHPGLEVELVTMVTKGDIILDTPLAKVGGKGLFVKELEVAMLEGRADLAVHSMKDVPVDFPEGLGLVTICEREDPRDAFVSNTYNNIDELPQGAVVGTCSLRRQCQLMEYRPDLVIKELRGNVGTRLGKLDDGQYDAIILAAAGLKRLELEERIRSFIEPEQSLPAVGQGAVGIECRLDDERLIKLLEPLNHQDTADRVLCERAMNLTLEGGCQVPIGSYSLLDGDDIWLRALVGEPDGSKMVRGEIKGPRKDAEALGVKLANQLLDDGAREILTKLYADQD, encoded by the coding sequence ATGACACAATCAACTCCAATCCGTATCGCTACTCGAAAAAGCCCACTTGCTCTTTGGCAAGCCTACTTTGTAAGGGATGCCCTTCAAGCTGCGCACCCTGGTTTAGAGGTTGAGTTGGTGACCATGGTTACTAAAGGCGACATCATTCTCGATACGCCGCTTGCTAAAGTGGGCGGTAAAGGTCTCTTCGTTAAAGAGCTTGAGGTGGCGATGCTAGAAGGTCGCGCTGACCTCGCGGTCCACTCAATGAAAGATGTGCCTGTCGATTTCCCTGAAGGCTTAGGTCTAGTTACGATTTGTGAGCGTGAAGACCCGCGTGACGCTTTTGTATCCAACACCTACAACAACATTGATGAGCTACCTCAAGGTGCTGTTGTTGGTACATGTAGCCTGCGTCGCCAATGCCAGCTAATGGAGTACCGTCCAGACCTTGTAATCAAAGAGCTGCGTGGCAACGTAGGTACTCGCCTAGGTAAACTCGATGATGGTCAATACGACGCAATCATCCTTGCTGCTGCGGGCCTAAAGCGCCTAGAGCTAGAGGAGCGTATCCGCAGCTTCATTGAGCCAGAACAATCTCTTCCAGCCGTTGGCCAAGGTGCCGTTGGCATCGAGTGTCGTTTGGATGACGAAAGACTAATCAAACTACTAGAGCCGTTAAATCACCAAGATACCGCTGATCGTGTCCTGTGTGAGCGTGCAATGAACCTTACACTAGAAGGTGGTTGTCAGGTGCCAATCGGTAGCTACTCGCTACTCGACGGTGATGACATTTGGCTACGCGCTTTAGTGGGTGAACCAGACGGCTCGAAAATGGTACGCGGTGAGATCAAAGGCCCACGTAAAGACGCGGAAGCACTAGGCGTTAAGCTTGCTAACCAGCTTCTTGATGATGGCGCTCGTGAAATCCTCACAAAACTTTACGCTGACCAAGACTAA
- a CDS encoding uroporphyrinogen-III synthase, translating into MTVLVTRPGLEGQALCQQLVDDGVSALHHPLIRIVDNTPPQPLSDLLQSSDIIIAVSQHAVTSAQRILAQSNQSWPSSALYLGVGQKTAHILSKACKQKVNYPQVSDSEHLLRLPELRNVRDKAILILRGNGGRELIRESLVNQGAQVSYCETYRREYIPINHHNTYPLWVEQKISKIVITSQEQLEYFTSNTPDEYSTWLFTRHLFVPSQRIAERAQQLGYSTVTNTTSATNPILLAALQP; encoded by the coding sequence ATGACAGTGTTGGTAACTCGCCCAGGTCTTGAAGGGCAAGCGCTTTGCCAACAGCTAGTGGATGATGGAGTCTCTGCACTCCATCATCCACTGATTCGCATCGTTGACAACACTCCGCCCCAACCTCTTTCTGATCTGTTACAAAGCAGCGATATCATCATTGCTGTCAGTCAACACGCTGTTACCTCGGCTCAACGAATTCTTGCCCAAAGTAACCAAAGTTGGCCCAGTTCCGCTCTATATCTTGGCGTTGGTCAAAAAACCGCGCACATTTTAAGCAAAGCTTGTAAACAAAAAGTAAACTACCCACAAGTGAGTGATAGTGAGCACCTTCTCAGGCTGCCAGAGCTAAGAAATGTGCGAGATAAGGCGATCTTAATACTGCGTGGAAATGGTGGTCGCGAGCTAATACGCGAATCTCTTGTCAATCAGGGAGCACAAGTCTCCTATTGTGAGACCTACCGTAGAGAATATATTCCGATAAACCACCACAATACTTACCCTCTGTGGGTTGAACAAAAGATTTCAAAAATTGTCATCACCAGTCAGGAGCAATTGGAATACTTTACCTCCAATACACCTGACGAGTATTCGACTTGGCTTTTCACAAGACATCTATTTGTCCCAAGCCAACGCATTGCAGAACGAGCCCAACAACTGGGGTATTCAACAGTTACGAATACGACAAGTGCGACAAACCCAATATTACTGGCTGCTCTCCAGCCTTAG
- a CDS encoding uroporphyrinogen-III C-methyltransferase translates to MTSKKNNEHIEPEKSPETQPVVQDEATSESPEETKAEAPKPDEQPTKPQTTSEENELIAKAEKQGKRGVKFGAIAIAISIIFSGGIAFQMQQKNAEYSAQIAALQSKLENTQSAVNKDLQAVKQETIQEASQAVQKTQVVQAQQEKSIQSLQLAVADVKGRRPNDWLLAEADYLVKLAGRKLFLEHDAVSATKLMESADQRIAALNDPSLVSLRQSMANDITKLRTIPLIDRDGLVLRLTSLQQQVDTLPLANAILPEAPEQKKEVVSGDINDWQTNLMTSLKDFSGNFITFRSRDGDVVPLLSPEQHFYLRENIKGKLETAIRAVYKEQGDIYTAALETANEWSTAYLNQDNNAVIEFEKAIKQLSEQNITVKYPVKLESQSSLSDVIRERLRREVTTMTSKEEK, encoded by the coding sequence ATGACAAGCAAAAAAAATAACGAGCATATTGAACCTGAAAAAAGTCCAGAAACTCAGCCAGTAGTTCAAGACGAGGCTACCTCTGAAAGTCCAGAAGAGACAAAAGCAGAAGCCCCTAAACCTGATGAGCAACCAACCAAGCCTCAAACAACGTCGGAAGAAAATGAGCTAATCGCTAAAGCTGAAAAGCAAGGCAAACGTGGCGTTAAGTTTGGTGCAATTGCGATTGCTATCTCTATTATCTTCAGTGGCGGTATCGCTTTCCAAATGCAGCAAAAAAATGCTGAATACTCAGCGCAAATTGCAGCTCTTCAATCTAAGTTGGAAAACACCCAATCGGCAGTCAACAAAGACCTACAAGCTGTTAAACAAGAGACAATCCAAGAAGCATCTCAAGCCGTTCAAAAAACACAGGTTGTCCAAGCTCAACAAGAGAAGAGCATCCAAAGCCTACAGCTTGCTGTTGCTGACGTTAAAGGCCGCAGACCGAATGATTGGTTGCTTGCTGAAGCGGATTATCTAGTGAAGCTAGCTGGCCGCAAACTGTTCTTGGAGCACGATGCCGTTAGCGCAACTAAGCTAATGGAAAGCGCTGACCAACGCATTGCTGCGCTGAACGATCCAAGCCTAGTGTCACTGCGCCAGTCAATGGCTAACGACATTACTAAGCTTCGCACGATCCCACTGATTGATCGTGACGGTTTGGTACTACGCCTAACCAGTCTACAGCAACAAGTTGATACTCTACCTTTGGCGAACGCGATCTTGCCTGAAGCTCCAGAACAGAAAAAAGAAGTGGTTTCTGGAGACATCAACGACTGGCAAACCAACCTGATGACTTCATTGAAAGACTTCTCAGGCAACTTCATCACTTTCCGTAGCCGTGATGGAGACGTAGTACCTCTGCTTTCTCCAGAGCAACACTTTTACCTAAGAGAAAACATCAAGGGTAAGCTTGAGACGGCAATCCGCGCTGTTTATAAAGAGCAAGGTGATATCTATACAGCGGCTCTAGAAACAGCAAATGAATGGTCAACTGCGTACCTAAACCAGGACAACAACGCTGTCATCGAGTTTGAAAAAGCCATCAAGCAGCTGAGCGAACAAAACATCACGGTGAAGTACCCTGTGAAGCTTGAATCTCAAAGCTCTCTTTCAGATGTCATTCGTGAGCGCCTACGTCGTGAAGTGACCACGATGACGAGCAAGGAGGAGAAATAA